A genomic region of Mitsuaria sp. 7 contains the following coding sequences:
- the phoR gene encoding phosphate regulon sensor histidine kinase PhoR: MAWMLSRVLMLVLGTGVAGGLGYWLGEWTGMPHLAAALAAATAVILMAVWDAARAHRLVHWLRGDQNDDAPRVGGLWGEMAYRVERGLRDRERRYERERQQLEQFLLAIEASPNGVILLDGQDHIQWCNVVAGDHFSLDPQRDKLQRITNLVRYPAFVSYLQNGNFQQPLTLTNTRAKSTLQVLVRDYGVGGESRKLVLSLDVTDRERNEAMRRDFVANVSHEIRTPLTVLAGFIETMASLQLTEAERKRVLHLMQQQTTRMQTLVGDLLTLAQLEGSPRPGADHWISLDPLLQRIGADAQALSNGRHELVCERHTGVELAGVETEILSSIANLVSNAVRYTPEGGRIELHWRWLPDNGGEISVIDNGPGIAREHLPRLTERFYRVDGSRSRDTGGTGLGLSIVKHVVQRHGGELRIESEPGKGSKFRLLFPAARVRLVDASAMGDEAAPAALAGGDDL; this comes from the coding sequence ATGGCATGGATGTTGTCTCGCGTCCTGATGCTGGTGCTGGGCACCGGCGTCGCGGGCGGCTTGGGGTACTGGCTGGGCGAGTGGACGGGGATGCCGCATCTGGCCGCTGCGCTGGCCGCAGCGACAGCCGTCATCCTGATGGCGGTCTGGGACGCGGCCCGGGCGCACCGGCTCGTGCACTGGCTGCGCGGCGACCAGAACGACGACGCACCGCGCGTCGGCGGCCTGTGGGGCGAGATGGCCTACCGCGTCGAGCGCGGCCTGCGCGACCGCGAGCGCCGTTATGAGCGCGAACGGCAGCAGCTCGAGCAGTTCCTGCTCGCGATCGAAGCCTCGCCCAATGGCGTGATCCTGCTCGACGGCCAGGACCATATCCAATGGTGCAACGTGGTGGCCGGCGATCATTTCTCGCTGGACCCGCAACGCGACAAGCTGCAGCGCATCACCAACCTGGTCCGTTATCCGGCCTTCGTCTCCTATCTGCAGAACGGCAACTTCCAGCAGCCGCTGACGCTGACCAACACCCGCGCGAAGTCGACGCTGCAGGTGCTGGTGCGCGATTACGGCGTCGGCGGGGAGTCGCGCAAGCTGGTGCTGTCGCTGGACGTCACTGACCGCGAGCGCAACGAGGCGATGCGGCGCGATTTCGTCGCCAACGTCTCGCACGAGATCCGCACGCCGCTGACGGTGCTGGCAGGCTTCATCGAGACGATGGCCAGCCTGCAGTTGACGGAGGCCGAGCGCAAGCGGGTGCTGCATCTGATGCAGCAGCAGACGACACGCATGCAGACGCTGGTCGGCGACCTGCTGACGCTGGCGCAGCTCGAAGGCAGTCCGCGGCCGGGCGCGGATCACTGGATCTCGCTGGACCCGCTGTTGCAACGCATCGGCGCGGACGCACAGGCGTTGTCGAACGGGCGGCACGAACTCGTCTGCGAACGTCACACCGGCGTCGAGCTCGCGGGCGTCGAGACGGAGATCCTCAGCTCGATCGCCAACCTGGTGAGCAATGCGGTCCGCTACACCCCCGAGGGCGGTCGCATCGAACTGCACTGGCGCTGGCTGCCGGACAACGGTGGCGAGATCTCGGTGATCGACAACGGGCCAGGCATCGCGCGCGAGCACCTGCCTCGACTCACCGAACGCTTCTATCGCGTCGACGGCAGCCGCTCGCGCGACACCGGCGGCACAGGCCTGGGGCTGTCGATCGTCAAACACGTCGTCCAGCGTCATGGCGGTGAGCTGCGCATCGAGAGCGAGCCCGGGAAAGGCTCCAAGTTCAGACTGCTTTTCCCCGCGGCGCGTGTGCGACTGGTCGATGCGTCGGCCATGGGCGATGAAGCGGCACCGGCTGCGCTGGCAGGTGGCGACGATCTTTGA
- the rho gene encoding transcription termination factor Rho: MHLSELKALHVSALIQMGEELEIDNVARLRKQELMFAIMKKRAKAGEQVFGDGVLEVLPDGFGFLRSPEASYMASTDDIYLSPSQIRRFNLHTGDMVEGEVRVPKDGERYFALVKVDRVNGLTPEESKHKIMFENLTPLFPKEQFKLERDIRGDDNITSRIIDLIAPLGKGQRALLVAPPKSGKTMMMQHLAHSIAANYPDAHLMVLLVDERPEEVTEMQRTVRGEVISSTFDEPAARHVQVAEMVIERAKRLVELRKDVIILLDSITRLARAYNNVLPSSGKVLTGGVDANALQRPKRFFGAARNIEEGGSLTIIGTALVDTGSKMDEVIYEEFKGTGNCEIHLDRRMAEKRVYPSILLNKSGTRREELLLKPEILQKAWILRKLLYPMDEIEAMEFILDKMKSSKNNHDFFDMMRRGG; this comes from the coding sequence ATGCATCTTTCTGAACTGAAGGCGCTTCACGTCTCCGCCCTGATCCAGATGGGCGAAGAGCTGGAGATCGACAACGTCGCCCGTCTGCGCAAGCAGGAGCTGATGTTCGCGATCATGAAAAAGCGCGCCAAGGCCGGCGAGCAGGTGTTCGGCGACGGCGTGCTGGAAGTACTTCCAGACGGCTTCGGCTTCCTGCGCTCGCCCGAGGCCAGCTACATGGCCTCGACGGACGACATCTACCTGTCCCCGAGCCAGATCCGACGCTTCAACCTGCACACCGGCGACATGGTCGAAGGCGAAGTGCGCGTGCCCAAGGACGGCGAGCGCTACTTCGCGCTGGTCAAGGTGGACCGCGTCAACGGCCTGACGCCGGAGGAGTCCAAGCACAAGATCATGTTCGAGAACTTGACGCCGCTCTTCCCGAAAGAGCAGTTCAAGCTTGAACGCGACATCCGCGGCGACGACAACATCACCAGCCGGATCATCGACCTGATCGCCCCCCTGGGCAAAGGCCAGCGCGCATTGCTCGTCGCCCCGCCCAAGTCGGGCAAGACGATGATGATGCAGCATCTGGCGCACTCGATCGCGGCCAACTATCCCGACGCCCACCTGATGGTGCTGCTGGTGGACGAACGCCCCGAGGAAGTGACCGAGATGCAGCGCACCGTGCGCGGCGAGGTCATCAGCTCCACCTTCGACGAACCGGCCGCGCGCCACGTGCAGGTCGCGGAAATGGTCATCGAGCGCGCCAAGCGTCTGGTGGAACTGCGCAAGGACGTGATCATTCTGCTGGACTCGATCACCCGCCTGGCCCGCGCCTACAACAACGTGCTGCCCAGCTCCGGCAAGGTGCTGACCGGCGGTGTGGACGCGAACGCCCTGCAGCGCCCCAAGCGCTTCTTCGGCGCCGCGCGCAACATCGAGGAAGGCGGCTCGCTGACCATCATCGGCACCGCGCTGGTGGACACCGGGTCCAAGATGGACGAGGTGATCTACGAAGAGTTCAAGGGCACCGGCAACTGCGAAATCCATCTGGACCGTCGCATGGCCGAGAAGCGGGTCTACCCGTCGATCCTGCTGAACAAGTCGGGCACCCGCCGCGAGGAACTGCTGCTCAAGCCGGAGATCCTCCAGAAGGCCTGGATCCTGCGCAAGCTGCTCTATCCGATGGACGAGATCGAGGCGATGGAGTTCATCCTCGACAAGATGAAGTCCTCGAAGAACAACCACGATTTCTTCGACATGATGAGACGCGGCGGCTGA
- a CDS encoding type B 50S ribosomal protein L31: protein MAKEGIHPNYRDVVFVDQSNGSQFVIRSTVQTKESIKLEDGRELPLVKLETSSESHPFYTGTQKSIDSLGGRVEKFRNKFANLRPGAKA from the coding sequence ATGGCCAAAGAAGGCATTCACCCCAACTATCGCGACGTGGTCTTCGTTGACCAGTCCAATGGTTCCCAGTTCGTGATCCGCTCGACGGTGCAGACGAAGGAATCGATCAAGCTGGAAGACGGCCGCGAACTGCCGCTGGTCAAGCTGGAAACCTCCAGCGAATCCCACCCGTTCTACACGGGCACGCAAAAGAGCATCGACAGCCTGGGCGGCCGTGTCGAGAAGTTCCGCAACAAGTTTGCGAACCTGCGCCCTGGCGCCAAGGCCTGA
- the trxA gene encoding thioredoxin TrxA, with product MSSEQIKHISDASFDSDVIQSDKPVLVDYWAEWCGPCKMIAPILDEVAKDYGDRLQIAKLNVDDNREVPAKFGIRGIPTLMLFKDGQLAATKVGALSKAQLTSFLDANL from the coding sequence ATGAGCAGCGAACAGATCAAACACATCTCCGACGCCTCGTTCGACAGCGACGTCATCCAGTCCGACAAGCCCGTGCTGGTCGATTACTGGGCCGAATGGTGCGGCCCCTGCAAGATGATCGCCCCCATCCTGGACGAGGTCGCCAAGGACTACGGCGACCGCCTGCAGATCGCCAAGCTGAACGTCGACGACAACCGCGAAGTGCCTGCCAAGTTCGGCATCCGCGGCATCCCGACGCTGATGCTGTTCAAGGACGGCCAGCTCGCCGCGACCAAGGTCGGCGCGTTGTCCAAGGCCCAGTTGACGTCCTTCCTCGACGCCAACCTATAA
- the phoB gene encoding phosphate regulon transcriptional regulator PhoB encodes MSRILVVEDESAIAELISINLRHAGYEVTLAGNAEQAQLEVDRVLPDLVVLDWMLPGQTGLALARQWRGATRTRELPIILLTARAEEVDKVSGLDAGADDYLTKPFSTNELLARIRAVLRRKAPEALDTAVEVGGLVLDPGTRRVSREGVEVKLGPTEFRLLHFFMTHPERVHSRSQLLDRVWGDHVFIEERTVDVHVKRLREALEKVSCARMIETVRGAGYRLTQQSSSALSA; translated from the coding sequence ATGAGTCGCATCCTGGTCGTCGAGGACGAATCCGCCATCGCCGAGCTGATCTCCATCAACCTGCGCCACGCCGGTTACGAGGTCACGCTGGCCGGCAATGCCGAGCAGGCGCAGCTGGAAGTGGACCGCGTGCTGCCCGATCTGGTCGTGCTCGACTGGATGTTGCCGGGCCAGACCGGCCTGGCGCTGGCGCGCCAGTGGCGCGGTGCCACCCGCACCCGCGAACTGCCCATCATTCTGCTGACGGCGCGCGCGGAAGAGGTCGACAAGGTGTCCGGGCTGGACGCCGGCGCGGACGACTACCTGACCAAGCCGTTCTCGACGAACGAGTTGCTGGCGCGCATCCGCGCAGTGCTGCGCCGCAAGGCGCCCGAGGCGCTGGACACGGCGGTCGAAGTCGGCGGTCTGGTGCTGGATCCCGGCACGCGCCGCGTCAGCCGCGAGGGCGTCGAGGTGAAGCTCGGCCCGACCGAGTTCCGCCTGCTGCACTTCTTCATGACGCATCCGGAGCGCGTGCACAGCCGCTCGCAGCTGCTGGACCGCGTCTGGGGCGACCACGTGTTCATCGAGGAACGCACCGTCGACGTCCACGTCAAGCGCCTGCGCGAGGCGCTCGAGAAGGTCAGTTGCGCGCGCATGATCGAAACCGTTCGTGGCGCCGGCTACCGGCTGACCCAGCAGAGCAGCAGCGCCCTGTCGGCCTGA
- the phoU gene encoding phosphate signaling complex protein PhoU produces MTDKHLSTQFDAELSGISTRVLEMGGLVESQVAQAVEALGSFSGDIASHVLKQEEIVNTMEIEIDRDLSTIIARRQPTARDLRLLIAVSKTIANLERVGDEAARIARTVQRLINTGVSSRLRLPMSDLSYEAELATAQLRKALDAFARLDVDRALEVLKADDQIDKEFDGLMRKLITYMMEDPRTISSSIDLVFVAKAIERVGDHAKNLAEVIIYVVKGTDVRHNSPDAVENMVR; encoded by the coding sequence ATGACCGACAAGCATCTCTCTACCCAATTCGACGCCGAGCTGAGCGGCATCTCCACGCGCGTCCTCGAGATGGGCGGCCTGGTGGAGTCGCAGGTGGCGCAGGCCGTCGAGGCGCTGGGCAGCTTCAGCGGCGACATCGCCAGCCACGTGCTCAAGCAGGAAGAGATCGTCAACACGATGGAGATCGAGATCGATCGCGACCTGTCGACGATCATCGCCCGCCGCCAGCCGACCGCGCGCGACCTGCGCCTGCTGATCGCCGTGTCCAAGACGATCGCCAACCTCGAGCGCGTCGGCGACGAAGCCGCCCGCATCGCCCGCACCGTGCAGCGCCTGATCAACACCGGCGTGTCGAGCCGGCTGCGCCTGCCGATGTCGGACCTGTCGTACGAAGCCGAGCTGGCCACGGCGCAGCTGCGCAAGGCGCTGGACGCGTTCGCGCGCCTGGACGTGGACCGCGCGCTGGAAGTGCTGAAGGCCGACGACCAGATCGACAAGGAGTTCGACGGCCTGATGCGCAAGCTCATCACCTACATGATGGAAGACCCGCGCACCATTTCGTCGTCGATCGATCTCGTGTTCGTCGCCAAGGCGATCGAGCGCGTCGGCGACCATGCCAAGAACCTGGCCGAAGTCATCATCTACGTGGTCAAGGGCACCGACGTCCGCCACAACTCGCCGGACGCCGTCGAGAACATGGTGCGCTGA